From the Clostridium cagae genome, the window ACCCCTTTTATTAATGAATGACCATTTGGTTTATTTGCAATTATTCTTTTTTGTTCTATATTAAGTTGCATTTCTACCCCTCTTTATCTAATTATTTCTATTTTTTGGAAATTACATATACTAATTGTACTATATTATGTAACGCTATGTAAAGTTTTGATTCATTGTGAATTGAAAGAAAAAATTATTTATATCTAAATATATTTTTCTACACAAAAATAACTCTGTTAAATAGATTTTATGGCAACACTTTTACTCAATCTACTTAACAGAGTTTATTCTATAATTATTAATTTTTTTATTAAACTTATATTTTTTTAACAAATTCAGATTTTAATTGCATAGCTCCAAATCCATCAATCTTACAATCAATATTATGATCGCCATCAACTAAACGTATATTTTTAACTTTAGTTCCTATTTTTATAGATGATGAACTCCCTTTTACTTTAAGGTCTTTAATTACAGTTACAGAATCACCATCATTTAATATATTTCCATTAGCATCTTTAACTAAAGTTGCTTCTGCAGCTTGTTTTTCCGATTCTAAAGTCCATTCATAAGAACATTCTGGGCAAATAAATAGATTTCCATCTTCATAAGTATATTCTGAATTACACTTCGGACAATTTGGTAAAGTATTCATAAAATTCATTTCCTCCATTGTTTATTAATTTAATATATAAAAACCATTCTTATGCTGTTAATCTCATAAAAATAGTAATTCACATCTTTTTTCTGCTGTTTATTTTAAATATTAATAAAATTTCAAGTTATTATTTCTTTAGTAAACCGTTCTCTAAATAGCAAAAATTTCTCACAATTTTATATAATATCATAGTATCATTATATTGACAAATTATTTTAATTGATGCTTAAATAATCAATATTCTTTATATTTAACGAAAAACACTATTATAGCTTTATAAAATGGTGCTTTTATACCATTACTTTAAAAATTCATTTAAATCCTTCAAAATAATTATTTTTCCTCGTTCTAAATTTACATACCCCATTTGTTCAAATTTCTTTAACTTTCTACTAACAACTTCTCTAGTAGAATCAATTTCAAAAGCCAGTTCTTTATGTGTGCTATAAACAATTTTGCTTTTCTTACTTATGAGTAGCTTTGCAATTCTAGTTTCTAATGAATCATGTCTTTTTTCCTCTTTTTTTTCTATGACAGTATTAAATTTACTATATATATCTTTATACATATATTTTAAAAACTCACTATCTTTAAATAGATGTTCTGTTACTATTTCAAACGGAATTATACATATTTTAGATTGTTGAAGTGCTTTTCCTATAATATTCAATGATTTAAAATTTAAAAGGCAGCTTAATGCCTCATGACATAGTTCCCCCTTTTTAATATTAAAAAGGTTTGTTTCTTCTCCATTTTCATTAATTCTCTGTATTTTTATTGTTCCATTTATAACAAATATGATACCTTCGCAAGTACAATTTCCAGATGATATATACTCATCAGCATTTAATGTTTTAAATTTTGCTTTTTTACTTATTATTTTATTATTTTCTTTGTCAATATACTCTAAAACTTCATAAATTTCATAAAATTCTTTTAAGTTATTTTCTCTAACATTACTTGCAAAATTACTTTTTTCCATATTTCCTCCATCTAAAAATATATTATTTTAGCTCTATAATTTAAATTGCTTTTTAATATAATACTCTTGATTACAATTATTCACTACCATTATCTATTTAAAACAAAATCAAAATTTAAATATAATTTCTTTAATTTTCCTTTTATTAATTATATTTTAAATTAAAATATACAATAATTTATCAAAACTTTATGTGACTTAATCACAAACTCTTTATTTTTTATTAATTATTTTTACTTATACATTATCTTGATCTTAATTAATTAAAACTTATCTTATCATATAAATAAAACCTTAATAACATAGTTAAAATTTCACTATATTATTAAGGTTTAAATGCTTTTACAACATATATTATAGTATTATGTATTTCTTCTTTAAGATTATATGCTGCATCATGCAAACACCAATCATATATAACTCCCCTCATTAATATAAAAAGACACCTAGTAATATCTTGTGAAGTCTTTTCTGTTAGTATTTCATTTTTTTCTTGTCCCTCTAATATTATTTCATCCAATATTGTTTGCATATGTCTTCCTTTAGTAATAAACATTTTATTATTTGAATTATACAATTGTTTCATCATATCAATTCCAGTTTTTTCATTATATTCTGCATAATAATCAAAATATTCTATAATTCTATCAATAGCATTTGTACTAGAAAGTTTATTCTTAATATTATCATAAAAGAAGTGATCTGCTTTTTTATACAATTCTATTAAAATATCATTTTTCGATTCAAAATAATGATAAAAACTTCCTACAGAAACTTCTGCTTTTTCGCATATATTCTGTATCGTAATATTATCATACCCCTCTTTTTGCATAAGATTGGTTGCTATATTATATATTTTATTTTTTGTATTTATAGCTTGAATTTGCCTTTTTGTCAGTCGTTCCATTTTTATCCTCCTAATTACAAATTCTCAGGAATTATATCATATTATCAATTATACTTAACATTTATTTATTGTCAAATTCAGTAAAATATAATTGTAAAATTTAGTTATCCTATGTTGACGTTTTCATAATGTTGTACTATACTGAACGTATTCATTGAACTAGTTCAATGAATACGTTTTTATATACTTTTTCAATATTGGAGGTTATTTTATGGAAACTAAATATTCAAATTTATTTGAACCAATAAAAATTGGTAGTCTTGAAATTAAAAACAGATTTGTAATGGCTCCTATGGGACCTTCTGGATTATGCTCAGAAGATGGTAGTTTTAATGAACAGGGAATAGAATATTATGTTGAAAGAGCAAAAGGTGGTACTGGTTTAATAATAACTGGTGTTACTTATGTTGAAAATGAAATTGAGAAATGTACTATGCCTTCTATGCCTTGCCCAACTATTAATCCTGGAAATTTTATAAAGACAGCAAAAGTGCTTACAGAAAGAGTTCATGCATACAATTCAAAAATATTTTTACAATTAACTATGGGGTTTGGTCGTGTTAGTATTCCTACCCTGGTGGGTGGAGTTCAACCAATAGCACCATCTGCTATATCTCATAAATGGGTACCTACTATAAAATGCAGAGAACTTACAATAGAAGAAATTGAAACTTATATAAAGAAATTTGGTGAATCAGCTGCTATAGCAAAAGAGGCTGGATTTGATGGAATTGAAGTCCATGCCGTTCATGAAGGATATCTTCTTGATCAATTTACTATTTCATTATTTAATAAAAGAACAGATAAATATGGTGGAAGCTTGCAAAATAGATTAAGATTGCCTATAGAAATTCTTAAATCAATAAAAAATTCTTGTGGAGAAGATTACCCAGTCTCTCTTCGTTATAGTGTTAAAAGTTATGTGAAAGGCTTAAATGATGGTGCCTTACCTGGCGAAAATTTTGAAGAAAAAGGTCGTGATCTTAAAGAAGGTCTTGAAGTTGCTAAAATACTAGAAGAAGCTGGTTATGATGCTTTTAATTCTGATGCTGGTACTTATGATTCATGGTATTGGAATCATCCTCCTATGTATTTTAAAAAAGGAATGTATCTTTCATTAAATGAAAAATTAAAGCAAGTACTTAAAGTTCCTGTTATTACTGCTGGAAGAATGGACAATCCTGATCTCGCAAGTGATGCTATTGCTACTGGCAAAACAGATATGATTGCTTTAGGAAGACCACTTTTAGCAGATGCATATATTCCTAGAAAAATTAAAGAAGAAAAAATCAAAAACATTAGACCATGCTTATCTTGTCATGATGGATGCATGGGAAGATTAGCTACTGGTGGTGGAATTTCTTGTGCTGTAAATCCATCCACAGGTAGAGAAAAAGACTTTGAATTACACATAGCTAAAAAAATCAAAACCGTAATGGTTATAGGTGGTGGTGTTGCTGGATGCGAAGTTGCAAGAATTTGCGCTATCAGAGGCCATAAAGTTTCTTTATATGAAAAAACAGATAAATTAGGTGGAAATATTATACCTGGAGGAGTTCCTGATTTTAAAGAAGATGACAGAGCTCTTGTAAAATGGTATGAAAATGAATTAAAAGAAAATAACATAGATATTCATTTTAATATAACAGTTACAAAAGATTTAACTACTAAATTAAATCCAGACGTAATTATTGTCGCTACAGGTTCAACACCTAAAATATTGAATTTAGAAGGAAATAGAGATAAGATTTATACTGCTCAAGATGTACTTTTAGGAAATAAAAATCCTGGCAATTCAACAGTTATTCTTGGTGGTGGTTTAGTAGGCTGTGAAACAGCTCTTTGGCTTGTAAAACAGGGTAAGAAGGTTACTATAGTTGAAGCTCTTGATGATATATTAGCTTCTGGTCCTGAAATATGTCATGCAAATAGCCAAATGCTAAGAGATTTATTGGCTTTTTATAAAGTTGATATTAAAACAAAATCTATCTTATCTAAAGTAGCTGATGACGGTGCTATAATAATAGAAGATGATAAAGAAGTGACAATTCCTGCTGATTCTGTAATTTTATCTGTTGGTTATAATTCTGAAAAATCACTATATAATGAATTAAAATTTAATGATAAAGAAGTGTACCTATTAGGAGATGCAAGAGAAGTTAGAAATATTCTGACTGCCATTTGGGATGCTTTTGAGGTAGGTAGAAATATATAAAATTTAATATTGCTTTAATGATGTAGAGCTTATATTTTTTTACAAAGCTCAACATTCAATTAAAACATAGTAAATAAAAAAAGTGACTATCTAACAAAAATTTTGTTAGATAGTCACTTTTTAGTCTCTAATAAACCAAACAAAGTCATTGTTTGCTACATTGCTTATTCAACAATTTTACTTAATAGTACTAATAAAATCTGTTCATCTTACTCATTGCCAATAACTTTGATACTCCTGTCTTTTCCCATTCTTCAACCTGTTCAATAGCTTCTTGAGGAGTTTTTCCTAATCCTACAAGTACACCTGATAAAATAAATTCCTGATATAAATGTTCTGGATTAATTCCTGCCTTAGCTTCTGCCAATGCACGATTAACTAATGGGGTAATATATCTAACCCAATCATCAGGAGTAAAGTTAGATTTGTTTTGTATTTCACTTCTGTTCATAGTTACAGTATTCATTCTATTATTTGCTTTAAGTATCCCAACTTTAGGTAGGGTACTTAAAAATTTAGGCGCTCCATGACACGATTTGAATTGTTCTGTTAAATCTTTACCTGCTGTAAGTCCAAAATGTGTTCCGTTAGCCCAAACTGCTTTTTCGCTTAAATCATAAACTATACCTTCTATGGCCACATAAGCAGGTTTTCCGTTACTTCCATCATATTGTGCTAATTCTTCTAATGTAAATTCTCTTTGTTCTCTATAATTATCTCCTATAAGTTCTCTAATAGTTTTGACATCAAAATATATAGACATCTCTACCTCGCAAATATTTTTCTCTATATTAGTATAGTTTAAAACTAGTAAATGTTTAAATATTCTTTTTTAAATTCTAAATATCCATTTTTTCTCAAATTACAAGCTGGACATTTTCCACAACCATTACCTATTACTCCATTGTAACAAGTTAAAGTTTCTTCTTTAACGATATTAAGCACACCTAAATCATTAGCCATTTTCCAAGTTTCTGTTTTATTAATCCACATTAATGGTGTAAGGATTTCAAACTGATAATCCATAGCTAAATTCAGTGTAACATTTAAAGATTTTATAAATACATCTCTGCAATCTGGATATCCGCTAAAATCACTTTGAGATACGCCTGTTATAATAGTATTTACGCCCCTTTGCTTTGCGAATACTGCAACAAAAGTTAAAAACAACATATTTCTGCCATCTACAAATGAGTTAGGAACCCCTTCCTTAGGTACATCTTTATCAACACTTATATCTTGTCTAGTTAGTGAATTAGGTGCTAGTTGATTCAATAAATTTAAATCTAAAATATGATGTTCTACATCATATTTTTTACATATATCTCTTGCACATTCTAATTCTAACTTATGTTTTTGATTATAATCAAAAGAAACTGCTATAACTTCTCTAAACCTCTTTTTTGCCCAAAATAAGCAAGTTGTGCTATCTTGTCCACCACTAAATACTACTATTGCTTTTTCTTTATCTAATACAATTATTTTATCTGCAACTAATATTGTTCTCATTCTATGAGCAATAACAATAACCGTTTTTTCTTTGATTAACACAGATAAAAACTATATCAAAATAATTAACTTTAATCATTTTGATATAGCTCACTCTATTATTTAAAATTATATTCTGTAACAATACTATTTCTATTCATAGTCTTATCATTATAATATTCATAAAAAGATAATCCTAAAAAACTTCCTGTTATGTTATAAACATTAGTATATCCTAAATTTTGAAGTGCTAAAGTTGCATTATAACTTCTTTGCCCTGTTCTACAATGAAGGTATACCGGTGCATCTTTTGGTATTTCATTGACTCTTTCTCTAAGTTCACTTAATGGTATATTTTTTGAATTTTTTATATGGCCATTTTCATATTCTCCTCTTTCTCTAACATCTATTATTACAGCATTATTTTCTACAAGTTCTCTAACCTTATCTATGTTAACTTGCTTAAAATCATTATTTAGTAAATTAGATCCAACATATCCTGCATAATTAACAATATCTTTTGCTGTTGAAAATGGTGGTGCATAACATAATTCTAAATCTTTCAAATCTTCTACTGTTCCACCAAATTTTATTGCTGTAGCGATTATATCTATTCTTTTAGTAACATCGCCTTTGCCTATAGCTTGAGCACCCAATATTTTCCCAGTTGGTACTTCATAAAGCATTTTAAAGTATATTGGTGAAGATTTCGGCATTATTCCAACTTTATCATTAAGTATTATATTTACTATATCATAATTTATATTCATATTAAAAACTTTTATTAATGATTCATTTAATCCTGTTGATGCTCCATTATAATTAAATACCTTTATAGCTGATGATCCTATATATCCTTTATTTATTGTACTTTTATTGTTTATATTATCTGCTACACTCCTTGCTGCCTTTTGAGCTGGTCCAGCTAGTGATAATTTAGTCATAGAATGAGTAAGGGAATTGTACACTTCAATTACATCACCTACAGCATAAATACTATCATCATTTGTTTTATAGTTTTTATCTACTTTTATTGCGCCTGTTTCTCCAAGTTCTATTCCCGCATCCTTAGCTAAAGTTACTTCTGGTGCAACTCCTATTGCCATAACAACTGCACTTGCATTCACTTTTTTTCCTGATGACAAAACTATAGTATCTTCTTCAAAACGCTCAACCTTATCTCCAACGATTAAATTTACACCATTATCATAAATTTCCTTATGAAGTATTTGTACCATATCATAATCAAAAGGTTTTAAAATTTGTTTAGTAGCTTCTATAAGTGATACATTAAATTCTGCTTTTCTTAAATTTTCAGCAGCTTCTACCCCTATGTAACCACCACCAATTACAGCTACATCATTACTATTTATCTCCTTTAAATATCTATTTAATTTATCTATGTCAACTACGTTTCTTATTGTAAAAACATTAACTTTTTCAATACCAGGTATATTAGGCACTATTGGATGTGCTCCTGGAGATAAAATAAGTTTATCATAAGATTCTTTGTAAACTTCTCCACTCATTAAATCTTTTACATCTACAGTTTTATTTTTTCTATTAATTGAAATAACCTCATTATTTACTCTTGCTTTAATATTATATTGTGACATAAATTTTTCTGGACTCATTAAAACTAATCTATTAGGAGAATCTATTACTCCACTTAAATGATAAGGTAGTGCACAATTTGAAAAAGATACATGAGGTCCTTTTTCAAACATTATTATTTCATCTTCCTCACTATTTCTTCTAAGTCTTGCAGCTGCTGAGGCTCCTCCTGCAACTCCACCTACTATTAATATCTTCTTTCTCATAATATCATCCTCCTAATTATTATTGTAACTTGATTTTTAACTTTAATACTATAACATCAACACTGTTTTAAAACATTAACTTAAGTTACTTCTTTTTTGAACCAATATAAGAGCCTACCCCTCCAGAAACGTTGATAACATCATATCCCTGTTTTCTAAGACTACTACATGTTCTTGCACTTCTTCCCCCTGATTGACACATTATGTAATATTCTTTATCTTTATTTAAATATTTATTAGGTTCATTTAAAAGCATACCCATTGGAATATTTTTAGCAGATTTTATGCTTCCATTTTTATATTCATAATCTTCTCTAATATCAATAAGTTCAACTTTTCCTATTAAATCATCAATATCATTAACATTAATCACTTTTCCATTATCTCTTTTTAAAAATCCAAACATATTCTTCCTCCTGTGTTTTTATATTAATCTTTTATAAAAAAATTAAATATCTATTTCTTATAAAAATTCATCTCTAACTTGTTAATTTCATTATAATTAACAGATGTATTTTCTACTGTGACTTTATCACTTAGCAATAAGTGAAAACAAAAAACTCTATCATTTGTATGCTTTTTAGGTTACCTTTTTTAATCGTTGGTTGAAATTATAATTTAAGTTATTTAAAGACTTCAGCTCTTTGTACTTTCTTAAATAATAAAAAATTCCTTTAGATATTTTGTGTATCTAAAGGAATTTTTATTAATCTTTTTTCTGTGTTTTTTTACTATGTTTAACTCCACAATTATTAGCTTTCTTCTCTTTTTCTTGTTGGCTTGCACAAGAACAATCATGTTTTTCACTCATAATATTTATCTCTCCTAAAAACATCTAGTGTGTTATACTACTATTTTGTTCAAGTTCTGAATATTTATTCTTTATTTTTAATTTATAATAATTAAAATATTTGAACTAATATTTTAGGCAACATTATAGAAATTGCTATTGCATATATTAAGTCAAGCCAAACTACTGATCCATATGATCCAATATAAATTAGTCCAATTATCGGTGTCACTAAAATTCTAAATATTATAGGCACTTCTTTGTTTTTTAATATTGATTGAATCATATTTTCTGCATCTACCTTACTTGGAAATGCATGCATTAATATAGATATCCCAAGCCATGCTAAAAATAAATTTAAAAAGTTATCAAAATTTCTGAATTCAAATAATTCTACAGATGCTGGAAGCATTATAAACATTCCTAAAATAGTGTTTATTAAAAATGGTCCTATTGAAATGAAAAAAGATTTTAATGGCTTATCCGATGGTTCATGAATTACATAACCACATGGATTGCTTAGTTGAAAATATTTTACTTCATATACTGGGACCTGCATTAGTCGACAAAAAATTTGATGTGCTAATTCGTGTACAATAACACCTGGAAATGTTACTGCTGATATTAAAAAACCTGGTATAAAATACATAATCTAAATCCCCCTATTTATCCTAAATAATAATCATCAATAGTAATATTTCCATCTAAAAACTTCATTATATCATCATCAAATCCGTCTCCATTTGAATAATATTCTTCTTTATATTTCTCAGCTTCATCGCCTTGTCCATTTTCTGTAAGAGCAATAATTAAAGTTTCCAATACATAAGTTTCTTGTGGATTTGCATCGTAAGCCTTTTTAGCAAGACTTACCCCCTCTTCTTTATTACCTTCAAGCATTTCTACTATAGCTAATCCCCTTAATGCACCTGCATTATCATTTTCTTTATTTAATACAGTATTAAAATTTTCCCTTGCACTATTGTAATCTTTTTCTCTACGTAAAATATTAGCTAATTGTATTTTGCTATCAGTTATATTATTGTCTTCTTGAATAGATTTACTAAGATATTCTTTAGCTACATTATTATCGTTAGATGTGAATCCTAAATAATAATATATTAAAGATCTATTTTGACTTTTATCATTTAATAAACTTTTTAAATTATTTGATATTAATTCGTTTGCTTCATTTTGACTAACATTTTCATCTAAATTGCTTACAATATTTTCAAACGCATCATAAGTTTTATAATATGAATCAAGATATTTTGTATATTTAGTAATTAAGGTATATGTTGAATTATCTACTTCTTTTCCTGATAAATAAGTATCTATTATGTATCCGGCATAATTATATTTTCCATTTTCCATTGCAATTTTTGCACTTTTCACTGCAACATCTGTTGAATCTGGATACTCTTCTATTACATTCTTTAAATTTTCTAATGTAATATTTATCTCTCCATTTTTCACATTACGTTCTGCTGTATAATACTTTTTGTAATTGTTAAATACTTTAGGAAATTTTAGAAGTGAAATTCCTACTAAAATGATAAGTCCTATTGCAAGAACTATAAAGATTTTTGGAATTGGATAATTGATTTGTTCTTCCCTGCATGTATTGCATAATATTGAATGTTTGCATTGTGAAGTATCCGCATTAACTTGTCCACATTTGTGACATGTATTTTTCTGACACTGCTCTTCATAAGTTAAATTTTCTTGTAAAGTGTCTTTTCCCATATTTAAATTTCCCCCTTTAATTGTACATATTTTGGAATAACATACTGAATTCTACTTTATTTTTCAAAATATGTCAATTAAAAAAACTTATATAAACTTATGTGATCAGATATGAAATCGTGCTCATCTTAAAATTCCTAATAATAATTATTACATATTTTTATTAAAAAAGCTTCCTACTGGCACATCTACTTTTTCTAATTTAATTTCACCATCTTCTTCTGATAATTCTTTAGCATATTTCATAGCTTCCATTTTTATTTGAGCTTTAATAGATTCCATAAAATCCCCAGACTTCATATTAGAAATACTTATTCCTTGCATTCCTTGAAGTAATATTAACCTCTTTTCACCTTTTGAGTCAGCTGCCTTTATTCGTTTTGCTAAAGCTTCAGCTTCTTGTTTAGCTCTTTGTGCTTCATCTTTTATTTGTGGAAATTTTTCTTCTAAAAATTCTTGTTCCTCTTTAGTCAATGTTTCACCCTTAGCTACTTTTTTAGCAAGCTTTTCTGCTTTAGACATATCTTCAAATATTTCCGCATACCAAGCCGCCTTGTCTTGCTCTTCAAATAATGTTAATGACTTCATTTCTTCATCAGTTAAAGTCTCTAATGTCTTTGTTCCATTGCTTAAACCCTCTTGTATAGCTTTAACCTCATCACTTGGTTGAGGTCTTTTAGATTTTATATTATTAAAATTTGGTTTTAATAAATTGTTTAAATTCATAGAATTTATCATTAAAATCATCTCCTTAATATATCTGATATATAAATATTTAAAATAACTTATACATGATTTATTCAATTATTTCCTTTTATTTTATTTACCAGTTTTATTTATGTATATATTAACATTTGTTTAAATCATAACCAATTATTGTTATCCTTCGCTCATATTTATTATCGTAACTTTTTCTAAATAATTAATACATATTATATTTAAATGCATTAACTTTATATAGTCATGCTGAATCCTCATTTATATAACTTATATTTATAAGTAAAAAATTATATTTATTAACACTAACATTTTTAATATATTAAAGAATCAATTTTTTAATTGTAAATAGAAAAAACCTATAAAATAGACTTGCTATCTACTCTATAGGTTGAATTTTTTATATCCAAAAAAGTTTTTGTTTAATGTTATTTGTAGCTCTCTTTATAAAACTAATATTATTTTTAAATCTTAGCAATTACTCTCAATGAATCCTTTAAACTTTTCTTTTCGTCGGCAGAAAATTTTTCTAAAAAATCATTATTTAATTCTTCTATAACTTGTTCTATTTCTTTTCTATGTTTTAATCCTTCTTTAGTTACTATAACATTAAAAGTTCTACGATCATTTTTATTATGAACTCTTTCTATTAATCCCTTATTTTCCATTCTATCTAATAGACCTGTTATAGTTGAACTATCAAGACTCAATGCTTCTGCAATTTGCTTTGGTAATAAATACTCTTCATCCCAAAGACATTTAAGTATTCCATACTGTACAGGTGTCACATCAAACTTAGCAAGTCTTGATTTCAAACTTTGAAATACTACTTGTTGTGATCTTGTAAGTAAAAAATTTATACATTCATTTAACTCCATCATTATCCACGTCCCCACATTATTATCTTTTATTATTCTATTCCAAACAAAAGTTTATTGTCAATTAATACGATATTTTGGATTATATGTATATAAATTATTGTAACGTATTAGTACAATAATTTAACATTTATAAAATTCATCACTATAAAAATACTTTAAAGTTATTAGTAATTAAAGTGTTGTTTTTTCTATCTAAACATACTATTTAAAACATATATTATATAGATATAATTCCCTGAAAATATAATAATACAATTGACAACTATAGTTTAAACTTTCATATATTTTCGTTTCTATATTAAAATAAAATTATGATTTTCCTTAATCGCCAATTGTATCATTTTATATAAGATTATCTAAATATGCTTCCACTTATAATTAATTTTTGTATTTAATTTATTTTGAATCTATACAACTTTTTGAATTTCAAATTACAATTTAAATGAGTTTTTATATTTTAATATAATTATAGTAACTTACTTTATTCCTAAGCTTTATACATAAATATCAATTGATTTATTAGGCGAAATGAACTATTAATGTGCTAAGTTTTATTTGTTTAATCCCATGGGTTTATCATAAAATATTCTTTCATCCATAATTTTAAGTTTTGCATCTATTTTAGGTTGAAAATCCATTAAATCTAATATATCTTTTTGTAAATCAATACCTGGTGCTATTTCTGTAAGATATAATCCATCATTTTTTAACTTAAATATAGCTCTTTCAGTTATATAAGTAACGTCCTGATTAATTTTTTTTGCATACTCTCCACTAAAAGTTATTTGTTCAACTTTATTCATAAACTTCTTAGCTCGTCCTTCTTGCCTAATTGTGAGCTTTCCATCACCTACATCTACCTTTAATCCACCTGCTGTAAATGTTCCACAGAATAATACTTTCTTAGCATTTTGAGTTATATTTATAAAGCCACCACAACCTGCTATACGAGTTCCAAACTTACTTACATTTAAATTTCCTTCTTTGTCAACTTGGGCAAGACCTAAAAAGGCTATATCAACTCCACCTCCATCATAGAAATCAAATTGATAAGGTTGATCTATGATTGCTTGTGAATTTATGCTTGCTCCAAAAGCTGTTCCCCCTTGTGGAATACCTCCTATTGGCCCAGCTTCTACTGTTAATGTCATATATTCATTAATGCCTTCTTCATTAGCAACTAATGAGATTACTTCTGGAATACCTATTCCTAAATTAACAATAGTATCTGATTTTAATTCCATTGCAGCTCTTCTAGCTATTACTTTTCTTTCATTAAGTGGAGCTTTATCT encodes:
- a CDS encoding zinc ribbon domain-containing protein YjdM, whose protein sequence is MNTLPNCPKCNSEYTYEDGNLFICPECSYEWTLESEKQAAEATLVKDANGNILNDGDSVTVIKDLKVKGSSSSIKIGTKVKNIRLVDGDHNIDCKIDGFGAMQLKSEFVKKI
- the queC gene encoding 7-cyano-7-deazaguanine synthase QueC codes for the protein MRTILVADKIIVLDKEKAIVVFSGGQDSTTCLFWAKKRFREVIAVSFDYNQKHKLELECARDICKKYDVEHHILDLNLLNQLAPNSLTRQDISVDKDVPKEGVPNSFVDGRNMLFLTFVAVFAKQRGVNTIITGVSQSDFSGYPDCRDVFIKSLNVTLNLAMDYQFEILTPLMWINKTETWKMANDLGVLNIVKEETLTCYNGVIGNGCGKCPACNLRKNGYLEFKKEYLNIY
- a CDS encoding TetR/AcrR family transcriptional regulator — translated: MERLTKRQIQAINTKNKIYNIATNLMQKEGYDNITIQNICEKAEVSVGSFYHYFESKNDILIELYKKADHFFYDNIKNKLSSTNAIDRIIEYFDYYAEYNEKTGIDMMKQLYNSNNKMFITKGRHMQTILDEIILEGQEKNEILTEKTSQDITRCLFILMRGVIYDWCLHDAAYNLKEEIHNTIIYVVKAFKP
- a CDS encoding oxidoreductase; protein product: METKYSNLFEPIKIGSLEIKNRFVMAPMGPSGLCSEDGSFNEQGIEYYVERAKGGTGLIITGVTYVENEIEKCTMPSMPCPTINPGNFIKTAKVLTERVHAYNSKIFLQLTMGFGRVSIPTLVGGVQPIAPSAISHKWVPTIKCRELTIEEIETYIKKFGESAAIAKEAGFDGIEVHAVHEGYLLDQFTISLFNKRTDKYGGSLQNRLRLPIEILKSIKNSCGEDYPVSLRYSVKSYVKGLNDGALPGENFEEKGRDLKEGLEVAKILEEAGYDAFNSDAGTYDSWYWNHPPMYFKKGMYLSLNEKLKQVLKVPVITAGRMDNPDLASDAIATGKTDMIALGRPLLADAYIPRKIKEEKIKNIRPCLSCHDGCMGRLATGGGISCAVNPSTGREKDFELHIAKKIKTVMVIGGGVAGCEVARICAIRGHKVSLYEKTDKLGGNIIPGGVPDFKEDDRALVKWYENELKENNIDIHFNITVTKDLTTKLNPDVIIVATGSTPKILNLEGNRDKIYTAQDVLLGNKNPGNSTVILGGGLVGCETALWLVKQGKKVTIVEALDDILASGPEICHANSQMLRDLLAFYKVDIKTKSILSKVADDGAIIIEDDKEVTIPADSVILSVGYNSEKSLYNELKFNDKEVYLLGDAREVRNILTAIWDAFEVGRNI
- a CDS encoding FAD-dependent oxidoreductase, whose protein sequence is MRKKILIVGGVAGGASAAARLRRNSEEDEIIMFEKGPHVSFSNCALPYHLSGVIDSPNRLVLMSPEKFMSQYNIKARVNNEVISINRKNKTVDVKDLMSGEVYKESYDKLILSPGAHPIVPNIPGIEKVNVFTIRNVVDIDKLNRYLKEINSNDVAVIGGGYIGVEAAENLRKAEFNVSLIEATKQILKPFDYDMVQILHKEIYDNGVNLIVGDKVERFEEDTIVLSSGKKVNASAVVMAIGVAPEVTLAKDAGIELGETGAIKVDKNYKTNDDSIYAVGDVIEVYNSLTHSMTKLSLAGPAQKAARSVADNINNKSTINKGYIGSSAIKVFNYNGASTGLNESLIKVFNMNINYDIVNIILNDKVGIMPKSSPIYFKMLYEVPTGKILGAQAIGKGDVTKRIDIIATAIKFGGTVEDLKDLELCYAPPFSTAKDIVNYAGYVGSNLLNNDFKQVNIDKVRELVENNAVIIDVRERGEYENGHIKNSKNIPLSELRERVNEIPKDAPVYLHCRTGQRSYNATLALQNLGYTNVYNITGSFLGLSFYEYYNDKTMNRNSIVTEYNFK
- a CDS encoding cytochrome b5 domain-containing protein; its protein translation is MSIYFDVKTIRELIGDNYREQREFTLEELAQYDGSNGKPAYVAIEGIVYDLSEKAVWANGTHFGLTAGKDLTEQFKSCHGAPKFLSTLPKVGILKANNRMNTVTMNRSEIQNKSNFTPDDWVRYITPLVNRALAEAKAGINPEHLYQEFILSGVLVGLGKTPQEAIEQVEEWEKTGVSKLLAMSKMNRFY
- a CDS encoding Crp/Fnr family transcriptional regulator; its protein translation is MEKSNFASNVRENNLKEFYEIYEVLEYIDKENNKIISKKAKFKTLNADEYISSGNCTCEGIIFVINGTIKIQRINENGEETNLFNIKKGELCHEALSCLLNFKSLNIIGKALQQSKICIIPFEIVTEHLFKDSEFLKYMYKDIYSKFNTVIEKKEEKRHDSLETRIAKLLISKKSKIVYSTHKELAFEIDSTREVVSRKLKKFEQMGYVNLERGKIIILKDLNEFLK